In Dermatophilus congolensis, a genomic segment contains:
- a CDS encoding M16 family metallopeptidase has product MPLPYEIQQVRLPNGLRVVINPDPLVPLVAVNLWVGVGSRHEHPGRTGFAHLFEHLMFQGSANVAEGEHFAALMAQGARLNATTSFDRTNYFETVPTGALELALWLEADRHGNLLPALTQENFDNQRDVVKEEKRQRYDNVPYGTWMAELCALVFPPGHPYSHVPIGSMADLESSCLEDAHAFYTAHYRPSNTVLTLAGDVTVDKAADLAATYFGHLTDPDPALISTHTDSPPLPPIASPIRSCIHADVPHERLYIAFRLPREDTSRAYLGATLALDALGGLGMSRLDMKLVRDTALANSVSVSWMGLTENTSLGFITVQLEEGTDPAHVEDIICAELEALGTHGPTEDELTSSNAFAEYGWLSTLAGLTERADALNHYATLHGDATGAAHFLDRLALITSEDVTAAARHWLNPPHRAVLHYIPRARTQGQPGKEQA; this is encoded by the coding sequence ATGCCGCTGCCGTACGAGATCCAACAGGTGCGCCTACCCAACGGTTTGCGCGTGGTCATCAATCCCGACCCTCTCGTACCGCTAGTGGCAGTCAATCTCTGGGTAGGCGTCGGATCCCGTCACGAACACCCCGGCCGCACTGGATTCGCCCACCTATTCGAACACCTCATGTTTCAAGGCTCGGCCAACGTCGCCGAAGGAGAACACTTCGCCGCCCTCATGGCCCAAGGAGCCCGGCTCAACGCCACCACCTCATTCGACCGGACAAACTACTTCGAAACCGTACCCACCGGGGCACTCGAACTCGCGCTCTGGCTCGAAGCTGACCGCCACGGCAACCTCTTACCCGCCCTGACCCAAGAAAACTTCGACAACCAACGCGACGTCGTCAAAGAAGAAAAGCGCCAACGCTACGACAACGTCCCCTACGGCACCTGGATGGCCGAACTATGCGCACTGGTCTTCCCACCAGGACACCCCTACAGCCACGTACCCATCGGCTCCATGGCTGATCTGGAATCTTCCTGTCTTGAAGATGCCCACGCTTTCTACACAGCGCACTACCGACCCTCCAACACTGTCCTGACTCTCGCCGGAGACGTCACCGTCGATAAAGCCGCAGACCTGGCCGCCACCTACTTCGGTCACCTCACCGACCCTGACCCCGCCCTCATCTCCACTCATACCGACAGCCCACCGCTACCACCCATCGCATCCCCCATCCGCAGCTGCATTCACGCTGACGTCCCTCACGAACGCCTCTACATAGCCTTCCGGCTGCCCCGTGAAGACACCTCCCGCGCCTACCTTGGCGCCACCCTGGCTCTCGATGCTCTCGGTGGCCTGGGCATGTCGCGCCTGGACATGAAACTGGTGCGCGACACCGCCCTAGCCAACTCTGTGTCCGTCTCCTGGATGGGACTGACCGAAAACACCTCCCTGGGATTCATCACCGTCCAACTCGAAGAAGGCACCGACCCCGCGCACGTCGAAGACATCATCTGCGCCGAACTAGAAGCCCTAGGCACCCACGGCCCCACCGAAGACGAACTCACCAGCTCCAATGCCTTCGCCGAATACGGGTGGCTGTCCACGCTTGCCGGACTCACCGAACGCGCCGATGCCCTCAACCACTACGCCACCCTTCACGGCGACGCCACCGGCGCGGCACACTTCCTTGACCGCCTCGCCCTCATCACCAGCGAAGACGTCACCGCAGCTGCTCGCCACTGGCTCAACCCGCCACACCGGGCAGTCCTTCACTACATTCCCCGCGCCCGCACCCAAGGCCAGCCTGGAAAGGAACAGGCATGA
- a CDS encoding NAD(P)/FAD-dependent oxidoreductase: MTVNMGASQRHHVVIIGTGFGGLFAAKQFAHRKDVLVTIIGKTDHHLFQPLLYQVATGILSEGEIAPPIREILKHQRNARVILGLVDDIDPQAKTVTSRLHDNTTVTPYDTLIVASGASQSYFGNDHFATYAPGMKSIDDALELRSRIFNSFERAELTEDPVERDRLLTFVVVGAGPTGVEMAGQIRELSSHTLAKEFRKIDSRQAKVILVDGAKEVLANFGDKLGSKARRSLQDLGVDVRLGGFVTHIDGDGVDIKYADGRTEHIEAATKVWAAGVQGNRLGRVLADKTPAEVDRTGRVIVKPDLTIEGHPEIFVIGDLMAFEGVPGVAQGAIQSGGWAARTVIARLDGNEKRAAQPFTYNDKGSMAIISKYRGVANVKGFKFSGFIAWSAWLAIHLLFLVGFKSRVSTLIRWAITFLSDDRSERVTTHQQMVGRLAMRQLGQGVSGSLLRGEKPRSKGERIDN; this comes from the coding sequence GTGACTGTGAACATGGGTGCGTCCCAACGCCACCACGTCGTGATTATCGGCACCGGTTTTGGTGGCTTGTTCGCTGCCAAGCAGTTTGCTCACCGTAAAGACGTTCTGGTCACCATCATCGGCAAAACCGACCACCACCTGTTTCAGCCGCTGCTCTACCAGGTCGCTACCGGAATTCTTTCCGAAGGTGAGATTGCCCCGCCGATTCGGGAAATCCTCAAGCACCAGCGCAATGCGCGCGTGATTCTTGGTCTGGTTGATGACATTGACCCGCAGGCCAAGACCGTCACCTCGCGCTTGCATGACAACACCACCGTTACCCCCTACGACACCCTCATCGTTGCCTCGGGGGCGAGCCAGTCGTACTTCGGGAACGATCATTTCGCCACGTATGCCCCGGGCATGAAATCGATCGATGACGCCCTAGAGCTTCGCTCTCGTATCTTCAACAGCTTCGAGCGCGCCGAGCTGACTGAAGACCCCGTCGAGCGCGACCGGCTACTGACCTTCGTTGTTGTTGGAGCTGGCCCCACCGGTGTGGAAATGGCAGGCCAGATCCGTGAGCTCAGCTCCCACACACTGGCCAAAGAGTTCCGCAAGATCGACTCCCGCCAGGCTAAAGTCATCCTCGTTGACGGAGCTAAAGAGGTGCTGGCCAACTTCGGTGACAAGCTTGGCAGCAAAGCACGCCGATCCCTGCAGGACCTCGGCGTCGATGTCCGCTTGGGCGGTTTTGTGACCCACATTGATGGTGACGGTGTTGACATCAAATACGCCGACGGGCGTACTGAACACATCGAAGCAGCGACCAAGGTCTGGGCTGCTGGTGTGCAAGGAAACCGCCTTGGCCGTGTTTTGGCGGACAAAACACCAGCCGAGGTTGACCGTACTGGCCGCGTGATCGTCAAGCCTGACCTGACCATTGAAGGACACCCCGAAATCTTTGTCATCGGTGACCTCATGGCTTTCGAAGGCGTGCCTGGTGTTGCGCAGGGAGCGATCCAGTCTGGTGGCTGGGCAGCCCGTACCGTCATTGCACGCTTGGATGGCAATGAAAAGCGCGCCGCACAGCCCTTCACGTACAACGACAAAGGCTCCATGGCGATCATTTCTAAATACCGCGGTGTCGCCAATGTCAAAGGCTTCAAGTTCTCCGGCTTCATCGCATGGTCGGCATGGCTGGCCATTCACCTGCTCTTCCTGGTCGGCTTCAAATCGCGTGTGTCTACCTTGATTCGATGGGCGATCACCTTCTTGTCTGATGACCGCTCCGAGCGCGTCACCACTCACCAGCAGATGGTTGGCCGACTGGCTATGCGCCAGCTAGGGCAAGGCGTTTCTGGATCCCTACTACGCGGAGAAAAGCCCCGCAGCAAAGGTGAGCGCATCGATAACTAG
- the hisN gene encoding histidinol-phosphatase, protein MSTYTDDLRLAHVLADTVERITMPRFKSTNLSVNTKPDMTPVTDADIDAEELIRGQLARVRSRDRVVGEEGGTTGTGSRRWIIDPIDGTENYVRGVPVWATLIGLYDGDDPVVGVVAAPALGRRWWAAKGAGAYTGRSLSSATPIHVSQVASLSDASLSYSSLKGWKEKGRLDSFLELNEAVWRSRAYGDFWSYMLLAEGAVDVAVEPSLEVYDMGALVPIVLEAGGRFTGLDGQDGPWSGNAVATNGQLHESVLARIGDDSPGARA, encoded by the coding sequence GTGTCCACATACACCGATGACCTGCGCCTTGCCCACGTGCTCGCCGACACGGTTGAGCGCATCACTATGCCCCGCTTCAAATCAACCAATTTGTCGGTGAACACCAAACCCGACATGACCCCTGTCACTGACGCTGATATCGATGCCGAAGAGCTGATCCGCGGTCAGCTCGCCCGTGTTCGTTCTCGCGACCGTGTGGTCGGTGAAGAGGGCGGCACGACAGGCACGGGCTCACGCCGCTGGATCATTGACCCGATTGACGGAACTGAAAACTACGTGCGCGGTGTCCCGGTGTGGGCCACATTGATTGGGCTTTATGACGGCGATGACCCTGTCGTTGGTGTGGTTGCCGCACCTGCGTTGGGGCGACGTTGGTGGGCCGCTAAAGGTGCTGGTGCGTACACGGGACGTTCTTTGTCTTCGGCTACCCCGATCCATGTTTCGCAGGTCGCATCTTTGTCGGATGCTTCCCTTTCCTATTCCTCGCTTAAGGGCTGGAAAGAAAAAGGGCGTTTGGATTCTTTCCTCGAATTGAATGAAGCTGTGTGGCGTTCTCGTGCCTACGGAGATTTTTGGTCGTACATGTTGTTGGCTGAGGGTGCTGTTGATGTTGCCGTAGAGCCTTCGCTGGAGGTGTACGACATGGGTGCACTAGTACCGATTGTGCTTGAGGCAGGTGGGCGTTTTACCGGTTTGGATGGTCAAGACGGCCCGTGGAGCGGCAATGCTGTGGCAACGAATGGGCAGTTGCACGAGTCTGTGTTGGCGCGTATTGGTGATGATTCTCCGGGGGCGCGTGCGTGA
- the rsgA gene encoding ribosome small subunit-dependent GTPase A: MSSRRALHDRYDESHARIRPNRKGTRPRTKNRPKHADAVIARVVRVDRGRFTCILDGVTVTAMKARELGRHSVVVGDEVALVGDVSGAEGTLARIVRAEPRRTLLRRTADDTDPVERIIVANVDIMVIVTAIADPEPRHRLIDRCLVAAYDAGIHPILVVTKTDLADPSEFLASFAALDVDVITSGRSDSSPISSDACALDPAAVEAIRHRLAGHASVLVGHSGVGKSTLVNALVPGLGRTTGHVNEVTGRGRHTSTSAIAAPLPDDDGWIVDTPGIRSFGLAHVHPEQIISHFPDLEPGTDGCPRGCSHDEPDCALDEHVANHPNAELHASLEARLDSVRRLLRARRGESDPPTESTPRP, from the coding sequence ATGAGTTCTCGCCGCGCTCTTCATGACCGCTACGACGAATCACATGCACGAATCCGACCTAACCGCAAAGGCACTCGCCCTCGCACTAAAAATCGCCCCAAACATGCTGATGCGGTTATTGCGCGTGTCGTGCGGGTTGATCGTGGCCGTTTCACTTGCATTTTGGACGGCGTCACAGTTACAGCGATGAAAGCTCGTGAGCTGGGTCGTCATTCTGTCGTGGTGGGTGATGAGGTTGCTCTGGTTGGTGATGTCAGCGGAGCCGAAGGAACTCTGGCGCGGATCGTACGTGCCGAACCTCGCCGTACTTTGTTGCGTCGCACTGCTGATGACACTGACCCCGTCGAGCGCATCATCGTCGCCAACGTGGACATCATGGTGATCGTTACCGCTATCGCTGATCCCGAGCCACGCCACCGGCTCATCGATCGATGCCTGGTAGCGGCCTACGATGCGGGTATTCACCCCATTCTTGTGGTGACAAAAACGGACTTGGCCGATCCGAGTGAATTTCTCGCCTCATTCGCTGCCTTGGATGTTGATGTCATCACCAGCGGACGTAGCGATTCCTCCCCCATCTCAAGCGATGCCTGTGCTTTGGATCCAGCAGCAGTCGAAGCCATCCGACATCGTCTAGCTGGCCATGCCAGCGTGCTTGTGGGGCACTCGGGGGTGGGTAAATCCACTCTTGTCAACGCATTGGTTCCCGGCTTGGGGCGCACCACGGGTCATGTCAATGAGGTCACCGGGCGTGGTCGCCATACATCCACTTCAGCTATCGCGGCTCCGCTACCTGATGATGATGGCTGGATTGTCGACACCCCGGGGATCCGGTCGTTTGGCTTAGCGCATGTGCACCCCGAACAGATCATTAGTCATTTTCCCGATCTTGAACCTGGAACCGACGGTTGCCCACGTGGTTGTAGTCATGATGAGCCGGACTGTGCCTTGGATGAGCACGTGGCCAACCATCCCAATGCAGAACTTCACGCATCCTTAGAAGCGCGTTTGGATTCTGTGCGCCGGCTTTTGCGGGCACGGCGTGGCGAGAGTGATCCACCTACCGAAAGCACGCCTCGCCCGTAG
- a CDS encoding UPF0182 family membrane protein, translating to MSDAAGGFGGFGGSPPGGSGSGGGAVPRGARVRGKPSPLLVTVASLVALVVVLVVVSQFWTEVLWYESVQAGQVMWTTIAVQVVLFVVGMVLVGALVASSLVIAHRMRPVYAPTTPQQEVLERYRQMIEPVRRLAVWLVPLLFGAFAGLAAAGQWQMALAFVNRQDFGKADPTFGLDIGFFVFSLPMLQFAVAFLTMAFVLGLLAAALMHYIDGGISIGPKGLSTTRAARIHLSVLAAALVLVRGVGYWLDRYALSVRHSDRITGLTYADQYAVLPTKTILAVAAVICAVLFLATIWTTSWRLPIIGVAMLLILSVVAGGIYPTLVQSFRVRPSEAALEGPFIQYNINATRDAYGLSSIQKTDYAAKTDVEPGQLRQDAATIPGVRIIDPLIVSPTFTQMQGLRQYYAFPDALDVDRYGLKNGQQDSVVAARELNLEGAPQRNWVNDHTVYTHGYGLVTARGNTRTDEGAPDFFTRDIPPKGELTPFEPRIYFGERTHEYSLVGGEKGAKPRELDYQAVDGERYTTYSGIGGVKLDNFFKRAAYAIKYRELKFLLSEQVGDFTTILDRRTPRERVRAVAPWLTLDGNIYPTVVDGRIQWVVDGYTTSDRYPYSRLQSLDTATSDTVTARSQSVQQARGGQVNYIRNSVKATVDAYDGTVRLYTWDESDPILKAWSKAFPGVVQPMSKISGGLMSHLRYPEDMFKVQRELLTRYHVADAASFYTGGEYWKVPTDPTQAAQPAQGQTQGQNSPDQPPYYLSIRMPGQKEPSFSLTTSFSPAGENRPYLTGFLAVDSNAGSTPGKRREGYGVMRLLDVPSATNVPGPSQVQSKINTSNVSSQDFPATLNNFLNISQSGSKVQRGNLLTLPVGGGLLYVQPIYVSSRDGGTYPLLQAVVVSFGKKIAWGKTLDSALDQLFEGDSGASAGDSDRSSKGDTPAAPSPKPRSEQLKAALAEVQKLYEASQAALRQGDWSAYGKAQEALAAAISKAVQLAPEGGVAGEGGEKSSGSNSRQEAAPSASESPTPSASVSEQE from the coding sequence GTGAGCGATGCAGCTGGCGGTTTTGGCGGGTTCGGCGGTTCACCGCCGGGTGGTTCTGGTTCTGGCGGGGGAGCGGTGCCGCGGGGGGCTCGTGTGCGGGGGAAGCCTTCGCCGTTGTTGGTGACGGTGGCTTCTTTGGTTGCTTTAGTGGTTGTGCTGGTGGTGGTTAGCCAGTTCTGGACCGAGGTGTTGTGGTACGAGTCTGTGCAGGCCGGGCAGGTCATGTGGACCACGATCGCGGTTCAGGTGGTTTTGTTTGTGGTGGGCATGGTGCTGGTGGGGGCGTTAGTGGCCAGTTCGCTGGTTATCGCGCATCGGATGCGGCCGGTGTATGCGCCGACGACGCCGCAGCAGGAGGTGTTGGAGCGGTATCGGCAGATGATTGAGCCGGTCCGTCGCCTCGCGGTGTGGCTGGTGCCGTTGTTGTTTGGTGCGTTTGCTGGTTTGGCTGCGGCTGGGCAGTGGCAGATGGCTTTGGCGTTTGTGAATAGGCAGGATTTCGGTAAAGCTGATCCGACTTTTGGGTTGGATATTGGTTTTTTTGTGTTTTCATTGCCGATGCTGCAGTTCGCGGTGGCTTTCTTGACGATGGCTTTTGTGCTGGGGCTGTTGGCGGCTGCGTTAATGCATTACATCGATGGTGGGATCAGTATTGGCCCTAAGGGTTTGTCGACTACGCGGGCTGCGCGGATTCATCTGAGTGTGTTGGCGGCTGCGTTGGTGTTGGTCCGGGGCGTGGGGTATTGGCTGGATCGTTATGCCTTGTCGGTTCGTCATTCGGACCGTATTACTGGTTTGACGTATGCCGATCAGTACGCAGTGTTGCCAACGAAGACCATTCTTGCCGTGGCTGCGGTGATTTGTGCGGTGCTGTTTTTAGCGACGATTTGGACGACGTCGTGGCGGCTTCCGATTATTGGTGTGGCAATGCTGTTGATTTTGTCTGTGGTGGCTGGGGGGATTTACCCGACTCTTGTTCAGTCGTTTAGGGTACGTCCTTCGGAGGCGGCGCTGGAAGGTCCGTTTATTCAGTACAACATTAATGCCACGCGGGACGCGTACGGGTTGTCGTCGATTCAGAAGACTGACTATGCGGCGAAGACTGACGTGGAGCCGGGGCAGTTGCGTCAGGATGCGGCGACTATTCCTGGGGTTCGCATTATTGATCCGTTGATTGTGTCGCCGACGTTTACGCAGATGCAGGGTTTGCGTCAGTATTATGCGTTCCCGGATGCGCTGGATGTTGACCGGTATGGGTTGAAGAATGGTCAGCAAGATTCAGTGGTTGCTGCTCGTGAGTTGAATCTTGAAGGGGCTCCGCAGCGTAACTGGGTGAACGATCACACGGTGTACACGCATGGGTACGGGTTGGTGACTGCCAGGGGTAATACTCGCACTGATGAGGGTGCGCCAGACTTTTTCACGCGCGATATTCCTCCGAAGGGGGAGCTGACTCCTTTTGAGCCGCGTATTTATTTCGGTGAGCGTACGCACGAGTATTCGCTTGTGGGTGGAGAGAAAGGCGCTAAGCCGCGGGAGCTTGATTATCAGGCTGTTGACGGTGAGCGGTACACGACATATTCCGGTATTGGTGGAGTCAAGCTGGATAACTTCTTCAAACGGGCCGCGTATGCGATTAAGTACCGGGAATTGAAGTTTTTGCTGTCTGAGCAGGTCGGAGATTTCACGACGATTTTGGATCGTCGGACTCCGCGGGAGCGGGTGCGGGCTGTGGCGCCGTGGCTGACTTTGGATGGCAACATTTACCCGACTGTTGTTGACGGGCGTATCCAATGGGTTGTTGATGGGTACACCACGTCGGATCGGTATCCGTACAGCCGTTTGCAGAGTCTTGACACTGCTACCTCGGACACGGTGACGGCGCGTAGCCAGAGTGTGCAGCAGGCCCGTGGCGGTCAGGTGAACTACATCCGTAACTCGGTTAAGGCCACGGTTGATGCCTATGACGGCACGGTGCGTTTGTATACCTGGGATGAGTCTGATCCGATTTTGAAGGCTTGGTCGAAGGCTTTCCCGGGTGTGGTTCAGCCGATGAGCAAAATCAGTGGCGGTTTGATGAGCCACTTGCGTTATCCGGAGGACATGTTCAAGGTGCAGCGTGAGCTGCTCACGCGGTACCACGTAGCCGATGCTGCCAGCTTCTACACCGGTGGTGAGTACTGGAAGGTGCCAACGGATCCGACGCAGGCTGCTCAGCCTGCTCAGGGGCAGACTCAGGGGCAGAACAGCCCGGATCAGCCGCCGTATTACTTGTCTATCCGGATGCCGGGGCAGAAAGAGCCGTCTTTCTCGTTGACGACGTCGTTCTCGCCTGCGGGTGAAAACCGTCCGTATTTGACGGGTTTCTTGGCGGTGGATTCCAACGCGGGGTCGACTCCGGGTAAGAGGCGCGAGGGGTATGGGGTGATGCGCCTGCTGGACGTGCCTAGTGCCACGAACGTGCCGGGGCCAAGTCAGGTGCAGAGCAAGATCAACACTTCTAACGTCTCGTCGCAGGATTTCCCGGCGACGTTGAATAACTTCCTCAACATTTCGCAATCTGGTTCCAAGGTGCAGCGAGGCAATCTGCTGACCCTGCCAGTCGGTGGGGGGCTGCTGTATGTGCAGCCGATCTATGTGTCGAGCCGTGATGGGGGGACGTATCCCTTGCTGCAGGCGGTGGTGGTTTCCTTCGGTAAGAAGATCGCCTGGGGTAAGACGCTCGACAGCGCGTTGGATCAACTGTTTGAGGGAGATTCAGGCGCCAGTGCTGGCGATTCGGATCGTTCTAGCAAGGGTGATACGCCTGCTGCGCCTTCGCCTAAGCCCCGGTCGGAGCAGTTGAAGGCTGCGTTGGCTGAGGTGCAGAAGTTGTACGAGGCGAGCCAGGCTGCGTTGCGTCAGGGTGACTGGAGTGCTTACGGCAAGGCGCAGGAGGCGTTGGCTGCAGCGATTAGTAAGGCTGTTCAGTTGGCGCCTGAGGGCGGCGTTGCTGGGGAGGGTGGTGAGAAGTCTTCTGGGTCTAATTCGAGACAGGAGGCTGCTCCCAGTGCTTCTGAATCCCCAACGCCGTCTGCGTCTGTATCTGAGCAGGAGTAG
- the aroA gene encoding 3-phosphoshikimate 1-carboxyvinyltransferase: protein MPTTDLWKAPAAADVATALDATVRLPGSKSLTNRFLVLAALADGESRLRAPLHSRDTLLMAQGLRAMGTNITDLGDADSGDWHVRPAALRGNAAVDCGLAGTVMRFLPAVATLAAGPVRFDGDAGARVRPMAPVLQAITDLGIRTESAGGFLPATVYGSGTVTGGALRIDASHSSQFVSAMLLVGARFTNGLELVHTGSALPSQPHIDMTIEVLRDVGVEIDDDTPHRWVVEPGDIRPLDVTVEPDLSNAAAFLAAVPILGGRLHIPDWPAHTTQAGDRIRDILALLGARVELDRTGLTVTADCGFEGFDLDLSEAGELTPTVAALAACAHSPSHLHGVAHLRGHETDRLAALATEINRLGGDVAETDDGLVIRPSPLRPAQIATYHDHRMATAAAILALKAPGSSIENIATTSKTLPGFADMWMRMLGVETAAERTVVAS, encoded by the coding sequence GTGCCCACCACCGACCTTTGGAAAGCACCTGCTGCAGCCGACGTAGCTACTGCATTAGACGCAACGGTGCGCCTTCCTGGCAGTAAATCACTGACGAATCGGTTCCTTGTTTTGGCTGCACTGGCTGATGGAGAGTCACGCCTGCGCGCCCCTTTGCACTCTCGTGACACGTTATTGATGGCTCAGGGGTTGCGCGCTATGGGGACCAATATCACTGATCTTGGTGACGCTGACAGTGGCGATTGGCATGTTCGACCTGCCGCTTTGCGGGGTAACGCTGCGGTCGATTGCGGTTTAGCTGGCACTGTTATGCGTTTCTTGCCTGCGGTGGCAACGCTGGCTGCTGGTCCGGTGCGTTTTGATGGGGATGCCGGTGCCCGGGTTCGCCCTATGGCCCCGGTTCTTCAGGCCATTACCGATCTGGGTATTCGCACCGAATCTGCTGGTGGTTTTCTACCCGCCACTGTTTATGGGTCAGGGACTGTCACCGGTGGCGCGTTGCGTATTGATGCTTCGCATAGCTCGCAGTTCGTTTCAGCAATGCTGCTTGTTGGTGCTCGTTTCACTAACGGGCTGGAGCTAGTGCACACCGGTTCTGCACTTCCTTCCCAGCCTCACATCGATATGACTATCGAGGTGTTGCGTGATGTAGGGGTTGAGATCGATGACGACACCCCTCACCGTTGGGTCGTGGAGCCAGGTGATATCCGTCCTTTGGATGTCACTGTGGAGCCTGACTTGTCCAACGCGGCCGCATTTTTGGCCGCCGTGCCGATTCTGGGTGGCCGCCTGCATATTCCTGATTGGCCCGCGCACACCACGCAAGCTGGGGATCGGATCCGCGACATTTTGGCTTTGTTGGGTGCTCGTGTCGAGCTGGATCGCACGGGCCTGACTGTTACTGCTGATTGTGGCTTTGAGGGGTTTGATCTGGACCTTTCTGAAGCTGGTGAGCTCACTCCTACGGTCGCGGCGCTTGCTGCCTGTGCCCACTCTCCCTCCCATCTGCATGGGGTGGCCCACCTGCGTGGCCACGAAACTGACCGGTTGGCCGCTTTGGCCACTGAGATCAACCGTCTTGGTGGGGATGTGGCCGAAACTGATGATGGGTTAGTGATCCGACCTTCTCCTCTGCGCCCGGCTCAGATCGCTACTTACCACGATCATCGGATGGCGACTGCCGCGGCAATCTTGGCTTTGAAGGCGCCAGGAAGCAGCATCGAAAATATCGCCACTACCAGCAAAACTTTGCCGGGTTTCGCAGATATGTGGATGCGGATGCTCGGTGTTGAAACTGCTGCCGAGCGCACGGTTGTGGCCTCATGA
- a CDS encoding M16 family metallopeptidase, giving the protein MNNPRPIPTAAPPWKFPTPERFTIGDHGLNAMAYHVPGQHILSLTLGIPLPISYEPRHVEGVARILAEALTEGAGQLDTTAFTRAAERLGAVIRVMAGERSITCDVQVAARNIAPALDLLRSCLQEPILAQKEIDLIVRQTIADLEAARAHPGQRAAEHFVALMFAPNDRLARPYPGTIDTISAITREDIHAYYQALGPSGSAVAIAGDLCGIDVPELLTNAFGSWTDGPARPHHVEPPGAYAPDWSRTVIVDRPGAVQSEIRIGCPGPGRSVEGGWAPYPVLGYLMGGTTTSRLDTELREKRGYTYGMRAGFTPRNRGGIFQVNGAVRSEVTAAAVDCALDILNSAAGTFTATETATGVDYLVKTAPGDYTIADNIADEAIAKFLAGSDTDEITRVLADMASMTPERLNNAWSRYIHGKWGIVIVGQADQFADTLRAAGHNITIV; this is encoded by the coding sequence ATGAACAACCCCCGACCTATCCCCACTGCCGCGCCACCCTGGAAATTCCCTACCCCCGAACGATTCACCATTGGCGACCACGGGCTGAACGCCATGGCCTACCACGTGCCCGGCCAACACATCCTTTCCCTCACCCTGGGAATCCCCCTGCCCATCTCCTATGAGCCTCGCCACGTCGAAGGCGTAGCCCGCATTCTCGCCGAAGCGCTCACTGAAGGTGCTGGCCAACTCGACACCACCGCCTTCACTCGCGCCGCAGAACGACTTGGGGCAGTCATTCGCGTCATGGCCGGGGAACGCTCCATCACCTGCGACGTACAAGTTGCTGCCCGCAACATTGCCCCAGCGCTAGATCTGCTGCGCTCTTGCCTCCAAGAGCCCATCCTGGCCCAAAAAGAAATCGACCTGATCGTCCGGCAAACCATCGCCGACCTCGAAGCAGCCCGAGCCCACCCGGGGCAACGCGCCGCTGAGCACTTCGTGGCACTCATGTTCGCCCCCAACGACCGCCTCGCGCGCCCTTACCCCGGCACCATCGACACCATCTCAGCTATCACCCGCGAAGACATTCACGCCTACTACCAGGCACTGGGCCCCAGCGGATCAGCTGTAGCTATCGCTGGTGATCTCTGCGGCATTGATGTTCCTGAGCTATTGACCAACGCATTCGGCTCCTGGACTGATGGGCCAGCACGCCCACACCACGTCGAACCACCGGGCGCCTATGCCCCCGACTGGTCCCGCACCGTCATCGTGGACCGCCCCGGAGCAGTACAAAGCGAAATCCGTATCGGCTGTCCCGGACCTGGACGCAGCGTTGAAGGAGGCTGGGCTCCCTACCCGGTTCTGGGCTACCTCATGGGCGGCACCACCACTAGCAGGCTCGATACTGAACTCCGTGAAAAACGCGGATACACCTACGGCATGCGAGCAGGATTCACCCCACGTAATCGTGGCGGCATTTTCCAGGTCAACGGGGCAGTGCGCTCAGAAGTCACTGCCGCAGCCGTCGACTGCGCTCTGGACATCCTTAACAGCGCCGCCGGTACCTTCACCGCGACCGAAACCGCTACTGGCGTGGATTATCTAGTCAAAACCGCTCCCGGGGATTACACCATCGCCGACAACATTGCCGATGAAGCGATAGCCAAATTCCTCGCAGGAAGCGACACCGACGAGATCACCCGCGTTCTGGCCGACATGGCATCCATGACCCCAGAACGACTCAATAACGCCTGGAGCCGCTATATCCACGGCAAATGGGGCATCGTCATCGTGGGCCAAGCCGACCAATTCGCTGACACCCTGCGTGCAGCAGGGCACAACATCACAATTGTGTGA